The Bifidobacterium asteroides genomic interval GCCCGATCAATAAGAATGTACTCGGTCCTCATTGGGCGACTCGCTCCTGGCGTAGCTTGTTGATAAGCCTGTTGGCAAGAGTAGCGAACTCTTCCTGTTCGTCTTTGGACCAGACCTGTCGGGCATCTTCCTCAAGGGTCTTATGGTGTTGATCGATGATGTCAAGCATGTCCCGGCCATCCTGGGTCAGATTGGTCTCCAGCTCTCGCCGGTCGTGGGCGTCAGGCACCTGCCTGATGTATCCGAGATCGCGCAGAGTGCTGAGGTTCTTGGAGACCTTGGATCGGGTTATGCCGAGTCGCTGACCAATCTGTGAGGGCGTGGACGCTCCTGTGCGCAGAACGGTGAGGATGTCGAACTGTTGCCAGGTGATGTTCCCCGGGTTGACCCTGTTGCGCTCTGCTACGAATTCGCACTGCAGATACATGAGAGCATCGTAGAGGGAGGACGGATTATTTGATTTCATTATAGAAACTATATCATATCGGAAACTATCTATCGCCCGGATAGCTTGCTTTTCTCTGAATTCGTTCTTGTCTGACTGTATCGACTGATGAAGCCACGTCTCAGGAGGTTCAATATTGGCCTTGTGTTGTTGAAAGAGCTTCTTGCATGAGAGCAGGCGTGTGTCTGCCTGGTGGATCCCTTGATGCGGTTTAGCAATTTTCTCTGTTGGTCGCTCCAAGGTAAAGGAGGTCTATTGGACTAAAGGCTCGTGATTTGTTGACAGCGGCGGTGGGATGGAGTGTCAACTTATCATCCTATCAGTATTGCTTAGCCAATCGGCTATGCAGAACGACGATACTGAGGCCTAAATGCTAGGTAAACCAGCATGCCCACCGGTCGGAGAGGCTGAGCTAAGGCTCTTCTTTTGCTCGAGCCTCCTGTATTAAGAACGTTGATGAATAGGTTCTTGTATTTCCTTGATTTGACAGCTAGGCCTTCTTTGTTAAGAATGTAGCATGCTACATTTTGGAGAGGTGGTATCTTTTGGAGCTCTCGGAGAAGCGGCCAGAGGGATTGGTCAAAATAGCCAACACGCTGCTGGAAAAGCACATGAATGAGTGTGTGCGGAGCATCTTTCCCAATCTGACTGGTCCCCAATTTGTCATGGTCTATTACCTGTATGAGCATGAGGGCCTGGAGGTGACGCAGAAGACGGTGGGCGACAGGTTCCGTTTGAGCCATCCCACGGTTCGGGGAGTTGTCAAACGGCTGGTCAAGGCAGGATGGTTGACGGCAAAGCCTCAGACTGATGACCGACGTCAGATGGTTCTTGAGCTTACCGGACATGCGCGCAATGAGCTGGATGCCCACCAGGTCGAGATCCGGCATGCATTGGAGGCCACGGGCAAGCTTGCCTTGAAAGGGTTCGATGAGCGGGAGAGCAGACAGCTGATCGGCTACCTGGAACGGATCATTAGAAATATGGAATCCTGATCTGTTTTTAGTCGGAGCATGCAGGCTTTGGACCGAGCCGGTGAAGGACGGGGAGGATGCGGTATGAATAAGGATGGCGGCAAGGGGAAAGGCAGCAAAGACGGGGCTAGGGGAAGTCGTACTGCGATGATGGGCACGCTTTTGGCAGGGGCCTTCCTGGCCCTGATGGCCGAGACTTTCCTTAACAATGCTCTGCCAACCATTATGGCGGAATTCCATGTGTCCCAATCCACCGCACAATGGCTGAGTACCTCCTATCTGCTGGTGGTGGGGCTGATGATACCCGTATCGGCTTGGGTGTTTTCCAATTTCCGGTCCAAGCACACCTTCATAGCCATGATGGCTATTTTCCTGACGGGCTCCTTGGTCTGTATCTTCTCCGAAGGTCATTTCCTCCTACTGTTGGCGGGCAGAATCATCCAGGCCGTGGCCGCTGGATCGTTGATGCCTTTCATTCAGAATGTGGTACTGCTGCTTTTTCCGCCGGATAGGCGCGGTGCGGCCCTGGGTGTGGTGGGCCTGGTGGTGGCCTTGGGTCCTACGGTTGGCCCCACGCTCTCGGGGTTTGTTCTGGAGCATTGGTCCTGGAGGGCCTTATTTGTGCTGCTTGCTGCCTTGAGCGCCGTGATTCTGGTGGCCTCGTTCTTCCTGGTCTACACGGTCAACCACCAGGTGAGAACCCGGCTGGAACGTGCCTTCCGTGGTATATTCCTGCCTAGGTTTCGGGCTCATTCTTTATGCCCTGTCCGCCATAGGGGACGCGGGTGGTGCGTCAGTGCTTGACTTGGGATTGCTGCTTGCTGGCGTGCTGGTAGTAATCCTGTTCTGCCGGCGCCAGCTGCGTCTGGAGTCGCCGCTGGTGAATTTGCGTGTTTTCACGAACGCTACTTTCAACCTGACCAGTCTGCTCAGCACCTTGAGCAACATTGCCATGGTAGGGGTGGAGCTGGTGCTTCCCCTGTACCTCCAGAATACGCGCGGGTCAAGCGCGCTCACCTCTGGTCTGGTCATGCTGCCGGGAGCCATTGTCATGGGCATATTCAACCCGCTCTCTGGTCTGATCTATCAAAGAATCGGAGCGAGGAAGATTTCCCTTTTGGGGTACACGGTGCTGCTGGCCGGAACCTTGCCAATGATATGGTTTGGCACCACTACGAGTCTTATTGTGATCGCCTCCTCTTATGCTCTGCGCCTGGCAGGAGTGGCACTGGTCATGATGACCACTTTCACCGAGGGTATCAACGCACTGCCCGCAGAACTCACAGCCCACGGCAACGCTGCTGCTTCGACTGTCCGCCAGGTGGGAGGCTCGCTGGGTACAGCTGCAGCCATGATGATCGTCACCATCGGCGCTCAGCGCAGCAGTCTCAGCGGAGCCACTCCAGCCCAAGCTCTCGACCAGGGCTACCAGTGGGCCTTCATCTTCCTTATGCTCGTAGCCCTAATCGGCCTGTGTGCCTCGCTTTTCCTTAAGCGGCATAAAACTGAGAATGAGTAAGAAAGGTATTTTTTCGCTTTCAAAGCAGGGATCGTTGCTGACATCGATTGACTCATAATGTTAACGAGCAGGATTCTGGATTGGCGAAGTGAACCTTTGCTGCCAGTGGATACAAGCATTAAGAGATTCATTACAGGCCCCAGACACGCATGCGTAAGAGACGATGAAGATAGAAGAATCAACTTATCCATCGTCTTTTGCAGTGCCTGGCAGCCCATTTCGGATCCAGACTGCTTCTCGGGCGCAGACCAACACCATCCGGAATAACTCAAGCCCGAAAAGATACC includes:
- a CDS encoding MFS transporter; its protein translation is MNKDGGKGKGSKDGARGSRTAMMGTLLAGAFLALMAETFLNNALPTIMAEFHVSQSTAQWLSTSYLLVVGLMIPVSAWVFSNFRSKHTFIAMMAIFLTGSLVCIFSEGHFLLLLAGRIIQAVAAGSLMPFIQNVVLLLFPPDRRGAALGVVGLVVALGPTVGPTLSGFVLEHWSWRALFVLLAALSAVILVASFFLVYTVNHQVRTRLERAFRGIFLPRFRAHSLCPVRHRGRGWCVSA
- a CDS encoding MarR family winged helix-turn-helix transcriptional regulator; amino-acid sequence: MKSNNPSSLYDALMYLQCEFVAERNRVNPGNITWQQFDILTVLRTGASTPSQIGQRLGITRSKVSKNLSTLRDLGYIRQVPDAHDRRELETNLTQDGRDMLDIIDQHHKTLEEDARQVWSKDEQEEFATLANRLINKLRQERVAQ
- a CDS encoding MFS transporter → MLVVILFCRRQLRLESPLVNLRVFTNATFNLTSLLSTLSNIAMVGVELVLPLYLQNTRGSSALTSGLVMLPGAIVMGIFNPLSGLIYQRIGARKISLLGYTVLLAGTLPMIWFGTTTSLIVIASSYALRLAGVALVMMTTFTEGINALPAELTAHGNAAASTVRQVGGSLGTAAAMMIVTIGAQRSSLSGATPAQALDQGYQWAFIFLMLVALIGLCASLFLKRHKTENE
- a CDS encoding MarR family winged helix-turn-helix transcriptional regulator produces the protein MRSIFPNLTGPQFVMVYYLYEHEGLEVTQKTVGDRFRLSHPTVRGVVKRLVKAGWLTAKPQTDDRRQMVLELTGHARNELDAHQVEIRHALEATGKLALKGFDERESRQLIGYLERIIRNMES